Genomic DNA from Deltaproteobacteria bacterium CG11_big_fil_rev_8_21_14_0_20_49_13:
CAAGGTAGCTAACGTTGCAACGGTGCCATCGGGCTCGTTGTCACTCGACGTCGCTTTAGGCGTCGGCGGATATCCGCGCGGACGCATCATTGAGATATACGGACCCGAATCAGGCGGCAAGACAACTCTTGCTCTTCAGGCGATAGCAGAGGCCCAGCAACTCGGCGGTGTTGCGGCCTTTATAGATGCAGAGCATGCGCTTGGCGTTGAATATGCGCGCAAACTCGGTGTTAAGATAGAGGACCTGCTTATTTCTCAGCCTGATACCGGTGAGCAGGCACTGGAAATAGCCGAGACCTTGGTTCGAAGCGGTGCCATGGACGTTATAGTGGTCGATTCGGTCGCCGCGCTCGTTCCAAAGAGTGAGCTTGAAGGTGAAATGGGCGACGCCACGATGGGCGCGCAGGCCCGCCTCATGAGCCAGGCGCTTCGCAAGCTTACGGCGGCGGTGGCAAAGTCAAAGACCATCCTCATATTCATCAACCAGATAAGGATGAAGATCGGCGTATTCTTCGGCAACCCCGAAACAACTACCGGCGGGAACGCCCTTAAGTTCTACGCGAGCGTTCGCCTTGATATCAGGCGCACGAGCGCCATCAAGAAGGGAGAAGAGGTCGTTGGAAGCCGCACGCGCGTGAAGGTGGTGAAGAACAAGGTGGCTCCTCCGTTCAAGCAGGCCGAGTTCGACCTTTACTACGGTGTGGGCATCGATAAGGCCGGCGACATTCTGGACCTCGCAAGCGAGCTCGGAATAGTGGAAAAGAGCGGCGCATGGTATTCCTACAAGGGTGAGAAGTTCGCTCAAGGCCGCGATTCGGCGGTCGAGTATTTAAAGGGAAACCCGAAGATGCTGAACACGCTCGAAACGGCCGTGAGGGCCAACTACGGTCTTACCAGGACCGATACTCCGGCAACAAAGGCCGCGGCGCCGGCGCCGGAAGTTAAAAAGACAAAGTAATCGAACATTCTATAGGTAATAAAAAACCCTCCCTGCATCGAAGCGGAGAGGGTTTTTGTTTTAAGATCAAGTAAAGACTACTTTGCCTGTGCGTTCATCTTGAAAGGGATGATTATCCTGTCGCTCGGGTTCACGTTCGTCTTGAATGCGTCGGCTCTTGCCACTCCGAAATATTTATATGTGAGACCGTTGCTGCCGTCCTTCGTGAAAAGTTCGGGGCATTTCACAGGAACCGTCTCGCAGCGGACATTTCCGGAGGAGATGGCCTTTCTTGTGGAGCTCATGGATACCTTCTCGTACCCTTTGTGTCCGAACTTTGCGCAGTAATCGATGGCCTTTTTATCTGCCATCGCCTCGGCCCTCTCTTTTGCCGAAAAATTCACGTTCGCAGGTGTCTGAGACGAATTAACAAGTGTGCGTGCACATGAAGAGATGAGGAACATCA
This window encodes:
- the recA gene encoding recombinase RecA; this encodes METVTQANAGSREKTIGVAIATIEKQFGKGAIMRLGKDDKVANVATVPSGSLSLDVALGVGGYPRGRIIEIYGPESGGKTTLALQAIAEAQQLGGVAAFIDAEHALGVEYARKLGVKIEDLLISQPDTGEQALEIAETLVRSGAMDVIVVDSVAALVPKSELEGEMGDATMGAQARLMSQALRKLTAAVAKSKTILIFINQIRMKIGVFFGNPETTTGGNALKFYASVRLDIRRTSAIKKGEEVVGSRTRVKVVKNKVAPPFKQAEFDLYYGVGIDKAGDILDLASELGIVEKSGAWYSYKGEKFAQGRDSAVEYLKGNPKMLNTLETAVRANYGLTRTDTPATKAAAPAPEVKKTK